TTAAGGAATGGAGTCATTGTTCGCTCTGGAGCAGCTCTTGGTTATCTAGGCTGGATTCGGATTACAATCGGCCAACACGATGAAAATACAAAAGTATTCAAATTACTAAATCAGCTCGTTAACAACTAGTGACGACATGGGGGTAAGATCGTAATGGAAGGGAACGTCCTAATAATAGGGTTGGGGTTGATCGGAGGTTCCGTTGCTTTAGCAATCAAAAAAGAGCACCCAAACAGTAAGATTGGTGGATATGATCTTAACTCCGAAACCACTAAAATGGCACTTTTACTTCAGGTAATTGATGAAGAAATAACAAATGTCCAAGCATTCGCTGAAGAAGCGGATCTAATTATTCTAGCAACACCTGTTCAACAGTCTGAACAATGGATTGAAAAACTAGCTTCATGGAAACTAAAAAACGAAGCGATTGTGACAGATGTAGGAAGTACCAAAGGAAAAATCATGAATACCGCTAATCAGTTGATAAAACAAGGGGTCACTTTTATAGGGGGACACCCTATGGCGGGGTCACATAAAAGTGGAGTGCAAGCCTCAAAGGTTCACCTTTTTGAAAATGCTTTTTATTTACTAACTCCAGATAGAAATGTGTCTCAACTTAAAGTAGATCAATTAAAGAAATGGTTAAAAGGTACTCATGCACATTTTATTGTTGTTTCTCCAAGGGAACATGATGAACTAACAGGAATCGTATCTCATTTTCCACATATAATTGCTGCTTCAATTGTTCACCAAGCTTTTGGAGAATCACAGGTCAACCATGATTTACTTAAGCGGTTAGCTGCAGGTGGATTTAGAGATATTACGAGAATTGCCTCTAGTAACCCTCACATGTGGAGAGATATCCTTCTTCATAATAAAGATGTGTTATTAGATTTGATGAGCCAGTGGCAAGACGAGATGAGGGTTATAACGGACTTGATGCAAGCTGAAGATGCGGAAGGGATATTCGATTACTTTCAGCAAGCAAAGAATTTCCGAGACGACCTACCTGCTAAATCCAAGGGAGCTATTCCTTCGTTTTATGACTTATATGTGGATATCCCGGATTATCCAGGTATTATTTCTGAGGTGACTGGATATCTAGCACAAGAAAAAATTAGTATTACCAATATTAGAATTCTTGAAACCAGAGAAGATCTGTATGGAGTTCTAGTGCTTTCATTCCAAACAATAGAAGACCGTGAACGAGCTCAAGAATGTATTGGTAACTATACAGACTATGAAACAGTTATTTCAAATTAGAAATCTGTAATAGTGTGATATTTTTTTATCTTTAATAAAAGGTGTTGGCAATATAATGGCGACAAGAACATTGCATTTTCATAAACAAGCACTAAAAGGGGTAATGGAAGTCCCAGGAGATAAGTCTATTTCTCATAGGTCCATTATGTTCGGGGCGATTGCAAATGGAACGACTCGTGTATGGAATTTCTTAAAGGGAGAAGATTGTTTAAGTACGTTAGACTGCTTTCAAAAGTTAGGAGTTACAATTATAGAACACGACCAATACTTGCAAATTGAAGGGAAGGGGTTTAATGGTCTGATAGAACCGACTGAAATTTTAAATGTTGGTAATTCAGGGACGACTTCTAGACTAATTCTTGGAATTTTAGCAGGTACTCCATTTCATAGTGTCCTAATAGGAGAC
Above is a window of Bacillus carboniphilus DNA encoding:
- a CDS encoding prephenate dehydrogenase, which encodes MEGNVLIIGLGLIGGSVALAIKKEHPNSKIGGYDLNSETTKMALLLQVIDEEITNVQAFAEEADLIILATPVQQSEQWIEKLASWKLKNEAIVTDVGSTKGKIMNTANQLIKQGVTFIGGHPMAGSHKSGVQASKVHLFENAFYLLTPDRNVSQLKVDQLKKWLKGTHAHFIVVSPREHDELTGIVSHFPHIIAASIVHQAFGESQVNHDLLKRLAAGGFRDITRIASSNPHMWRDILLHNKDVLLDLMSQWQDEMRVITDLMQAEDAEGIFDYFQQAKNFRDDLPAKSKGAIPSFYDLYVDIPDYPGIISEVTGYLAQEKISITNIRILETREDLYGVLVLSFQTIEDRERAQECIGNYTDYETVISN